Below is a genomic region from Indicator indicator isolate 239-I01 chromosome 2, UM_Iind_1.1, whole genome shotgun sequence.
ACTTACTGTTAGAGACAGGGTGAGAACCACCCCCTTTCTTCACCCGTGCTTGACATTTATCCTGGTGATGCTTCGACTATTTATGCTATGGCAGTGTGAAATTGCAAGCTTGCACATTCAGCAAGCTGGGACGCTCACAATGTGATTCCAGCAGCGCTAAACTAGACGGTGCTAGAACAGCCCCTCCTGAGCTCGTTAACCGAAAACCGATCTGGAAGCTTGTTTTAGACACAGAAACCACAGACCTCAGGGACAAATGGATTCCAGTGTTCCTCCTTGCAGACAGCAGCAACCACCACTACCTTAGTTTTGCCCACTCCCTTTGCCCACCACTAACTTGCTTTTGCCCGAAGCTCCAACTACGATTCTGCACCTTCCGACGTGgcttctccctttcctcatCTCGCCTTCCAACTCcccccactgctgcttctctagAGAGATATTCTTTGACTCATTTTCCCTCGCCAGGAATTTCTCTGGGTCTCTGGCTACTGTCAGGCTATTTCTGCCATGCCAAGGGCAGCCCTgtgggaggggacagcctcagGAGGGGACCACGAACGTGGTGTTATTAGCTTTGGGCAGAGCCGTGCCGTCTCCTTCCCCTGCACCTGCCGCCACCACAACGGAGCGCCCCGCCGGGCTGCTCACGGTGCTCACCgccatctcttctccctcctctgccccgCTGTACGTAGCCGCGGAGCCCCAAGCCCAGCAATGCGATCGGGCTGAGCCCGCGGGCACCGAGAGAGCAGGCCCGGCGGCGGTTAACGCCGAGACGACGAGCAGGAGACCAGCCTCCACGGCAGGGACCCGTCAGCCCCAGAGGAAGACTGGAGCGAGTCTGGGGCCGAGTGCCGCTAAGTCTCACGGGCCCCCCGGGGCCACCCTGCACCTCCAACCACCGCCCGAGGGTCCCTGCCAGCCCCGAGGCCGAAGGCAACCGAGAAGAGCGACAGCCCCGGGCTCCGCGGCCAGCCCTCACAGAGGAGCTCGGCGGTAGCTCCAGCCCGCCCGCGGCCAGCCCCACCGCCAGCCCCACGCCGCCAGCTCCCCGGAAAGAAGAGCGTGGACGCCCCGCTCTGCCAGCCGGTCCCTCTCAGCCCCGTACCTGGCGGCGGGAAGGCGACCCAGTAGCCCCAGTCCTACGGCCGCGCCCGCCCGTCCCTGGGATTTGTAGTCCGGCACCGCCCCGCCCGCCTGGCACGGCAAACGCCcgccctcccttccctcccctgccggggcagcacagccccacggGGCCTCTTCGAGGGTGCTGGGCTCGGGCTCCCCTTGGGGGCACGGCCATCTAGAGCCCGCCCTACCCTACCCCGCCCCAGCCCCGCGGCCGGGCATGGTACGGCAGCGCCGAGAGAGGCCGATGGTGGCGGTGCGGTGCCGGTGGcgcctcctgccccagcactaCAACACCCACAGTGCCTCAGCGGCGACGCTTCCGGGCGGAGGTGGTGAGGCCTCTCCGTCGTCCGCGCCCGGTGGATGGCAGTGGCGGGGACTATGGGGCCGGAACGGGTGTGTCCCGAGGAGCCGGGGCCGCCGGAGGCCCCCAACGGCTCGGCGGGCTGGAGCGgcgatgaggaagaggaggaggaggaaggcggCGGGTATTTGTACCAGCCGCTGAGCCAGGAGCCGGAGCAGGGTCCCGGTGAGGCAGGCCCTCCCGCCGCCCCGGCGGGCCGCACTGAGTCGGGCCCCGACCTGCAGGAGCGGCTGCAGGTAACACCCGCCGCCGGGCCGGGCTAGGCTGGGGGAGAGCCGGCGGTGGGGGGAACGGTGTCGGCAGCCGCTGCCTGCCTTTCTCTGTAGATGATGAGGCTGTACCTGCCCGACCCGCCGGCCGACAgcgaggaggagggggaggaggaggcggcggcggctgaGCAAGGCGCTGTGGCTCCAAGCAGCCGCAGCTCCATCCCCATGGATCCAGGTAACGGCGTCTCCAGCCGAGCCCTGCCGGCCGCCCTGCGCGGGGCTCGGCCGCGGCCTCACGCCCTCTTGTTCACAGAGCATGTGGAGCTGGTGAAGAGGACGATGGCCGGCGTGAAGCTTCCCAGTCTGGGCATTCCCGCCTGGGCCAGCCAGATCTCGGAGGACCAGTGGAAGGCCGTTGTGCAGCGTACGCTGCAGGCCCGGCAGAGCCTTAGCGGCCCCCCTCCGGAATGGAAGTGAGGGCCGAGCTGCAGCGCGGAGGCTGCCGAAGCCAGCCCTCCCCCCACTGCGCGGGCAGGGCAGGTGCCTGCTGCCTTGGAGCCGGGCAGTGACAGGATTTGCTGGTATCCACCTTCAGTCTGTCCCACTGCCATTGCCTGActtcccttcctgctcctctttcCTGGTTCCGGCTGGTGCGTAACTTGCTGTGATGTCCTTGTGTTGGCTTCCTCTGCCTGCGAGGAACCCAACCGGTTTCCATACCCGTGTGCATGTGGAGGGTGGGGTCTTGGCCAGCTTTGCCCAGTTTCCCTTAGGGCAAACACGGGATTTGTCCGTGCTGGAGAAGTCTCTCTCCGTGCTGGGGCACCTCTTCCCCAGGGCAGGGACTGTGTGTTGGAGTATCAGGTGGAGTCAAGTGTTGTCTTTCCAAGAGGTTGTTTTTATTTAGTTCTGTACATACAGGGACATCTGTACAAAATCCAACACTTTCATACTATGTAATGCTCTACTGAAAATAAAGTACACCATATGTACATATGAACTGTAAGCAGCTTAATACTTGTGTCCAGGGGGTGAATACAATAGTTAAGTTTTGCTTGTTCCCtcaggaggagggagccaggTGAAGTGGAAGAGGCAGCTCCAGTTCTGTCCATTTGGCTGATTTGGGGAAAGGCATAGGCAGAAATGAGCAGTGCTAATGCTAGAAACCAAGTGTAGAGAAGCAGGGGGTAGCTGTAGCCTTGCAGACAGAGGCCTGCTAATGAGCAGCAGATGAACACACTCCCCCCCCTTTCTTACGTGGTCCCCTTCTTGGATGTCCAAGGACACTGGAATGAATCGGCAGCAAACTAATGGCAGTGCGAAAGTACTAAGCATAAATTCCCTGACCCAGAACAAGACACACAAAACTATGAGATAAACACTGAAGCTGTACAGCACATAGTTGTGGTGTGTTACAGTCTTGCCTCTGCACGTGGCACAACCCCAGCAAACGTTCCTCTGGCCAGGCTCTGGGGCTGCCAGCAGAGATGGACCTTCTGCAGGACAGCAAACAGCTTCTGTGCACCAGAAGCCTCTGTTCCTTTTGTGAGCAGAGAGGCCCCATGCTGGGGAAAGGCAGGCACTGCCTAGCAGCAAGCAGGCTCAGGTGAGGGCACACATGCTGCAGCACTCTGAAAGTAAAGCGGTGGCTCCTGAAGGCGACGGTAAACGGATGAGTTGGAAAGCCTGTACTGCAACGGGGAGCACCATCCTCCCGAGCCCTGCTGCCAGTGGTGCTCGGCCAGCCTCATCTGCACTCTGCCCCGAGACGCCTGCCGCTCAGCTGCTCCCACTGGCATCACCCAGGACATGTCTACATGCTGTGCCAGGCATGAGGTAATCGATTGGCAGCTGACCATGAGCTTGGACTAATGTTCAAAATAAGCAAGAACCTCCCTGAGGTGTTTTGTAAGTCTCCTGATGAACTGGCCCATTGCATGAAGCAGAGGGGAGGTAGGGTCCTGCATGACTTGGTGGTGGTCCCGCACGTACTCGTGCTTGCCAGCTACTCCTAAGGGACAGGGAAGCGTGCCAAACAGGGCTGGAGGGACAGGATACACAGGGGAAATAAACACCTTAGTTTTGGGTTGGAGGAAGGATATGCTGCACACCAGTGGCAAGATGAGAGGGGAGTAACCTCTGACCTGGGAATCGTTCTCCAGTGAGGACGAGCAGATACACTAGGACCTTCTGCAGCACCCCATGATGCTGCAAAGCAGTGGCAGACTAGCATCAACCCTGTGTGCTCTCTCCACTACTGCAACCCCACTTAAGTTTATGTGTCAAGAACGCAAGCACAGCAGGTAAGAAGCAAGGACGAGTTCCCTCTGCTATCACAAACCAGCCTCTCTGACATGGCACCTTGGCCTGGCACTGAATCTGCACCACAAAAGGTAGGGGAGAAAGCTGTAGTATAACAGTAGCACCCAAGTGCTGTGCAACCCCCTGGGCTATCAGCAAGTGTGCTCTAAAGGCTAAATTAGCACAAGTTCCTGGTGCACCACATGATAACTAACGAgggcctggggctgcagcaggtgctAAAGGCGGACTTTgctcagagcacacacacagaagcGTGTTGGCAGTAGCACCTAGCCACTGGTCATAAAGAGGAGACAACACTCAAACTCAGCCTGCCCCTGAAACGTGTATCCATTGCTTCTATTAGTTTGCAGAAATTGCTTGAGCAGCACAAGCTTCCTATAAACCCTGGCCACTGCAGAGCTAGGGATGGGATCCAGCGACAAAGGGAGAGCTGCGGGAGTCTTTTAATAGAGCAGGTAGAGGAAGGAAGCAGGAGTCAGCAGCTGACGCCTGCTACAAAGCAGAAAGTTAATTCTGGGCCCACAACTAACCCAAGACACTGGGATGCAGATGAGGAGTCAGCACAGACCAACACAAACAGCTGAAGGAATTCACTTTCCCACGAGAGAGCTTCTAAGGATGCTCTAAAGGGAGGGCTACAACAGTACGTAGTGCTTGCACCCAGCTTTATTAGGGGTGGCAAAGCACTGAACCCCCACTCCACTGACAGGAACAGAACAAGAGCTTGAAGCAAAAGAAGGCTGGAAGCTAACATTTCCTCTGCTGTACGTGAGACCCTTCAGCTGCGGAGCTGCACCCCAACGCaagctggagaggcagcagggtCCCCACCAACTCCTGCCCCGAGCTCAGCCTGACCTCTGGGGCACCACAGGGcttggctgcagaggggcaggcaTGGTGGCGATGGGCACTTGGGGCTTGCAGCAGCATGCTGAGCCACACGTGGTAGTCTCTAGCCAACAcagagcctgtgctgcagcacagcaaggctCTGGCTCCCAGGCAGGGTAAGAACCACCTGGTAGCAGCTGGAAATGAAGCTGCCTGGGCTGATACAATCACAGGTCAGGCAGGTTCCCTTCATGCATGCACACCCCAGgtagaaaagcagaaggaaggaggaaaagcaggaggACATGACAGTGGTGAGATACAAGTTATAACATAAAAGCAGATCTACCCTGGAGGGATGTGGATGGAGTGGAGGACAGGCACAGCTCACCATGTTCATTCCTTATTTATACATGAGAACCAAGTGCATTTCTGTGACCCCTGGGGGAAAGGGATGGGGTAGAGCTTCCCGGGCCAGCTCCTGAGCCCGTCAGAGAGCCTCCTGGCTTGAAGTGAGAAACTCTTCTGCTCTCTTGTGGGCCTCCAGGGCTTTTATAGTGTAGACATCCTGAGGAAGCTCAGATTTCCGGCGCAGCAAAACTTTCTCCTTCTTAATGTCCTTCAGCATCTACAGACAAACCAAAGGAGTCAGGAATCAGCAGCAAACACATTCacccctccaacctccccacctccccattCTCTGACTCCAACAGCTCTAGGACATGTTGACTGGCAATGCAGGATGCTGCAGCAACTTTGGTTGCAACAACCCCATGAGCGgttcaggcttggggcagagtggctggaaagctgcccagcagaaaaggacctgggggtgctggttgacagctggctgaacatgagccaacagtgtgctcaggtggccaagaaggccaacagcatcctggcctggatcaggaatggtgtggccagcaggagtagggaaatgatcgtgcccctgtactcagcactggtgaggctgcatctcaaatactgggttcagttttgggtcccccactacaggaaagacattgaggtgctggagcatgtccagagaagggcaatgaagctggtgaagggtttggagagcaggtctggtgaggagtggctgagggaactggggtttgtTTAGcgtgaagaagagaaggctgaggggagacctcattgctctctacagctaccagAAAGGAGGATGAAGTGAGGCTGATGCCAgccttttctcccaagtaagtaatgacaggacaagaggaaatggcctcaagttgtaccaggggaagtttaggttggattttagaaagaatttcttctctgtaagagtggtcaggcattagaacagattgcccagggaggtggtggagccaccatttCCAGATGTGTTCAAAAAATGAGCAGATGTGACACTTTGGggcatggaggtgttgggtagaaggttggacttgatgatcttagaggtctttcccaaccttaataattctatgaaaacaggctCAGAGACAAACAGAccaaaaggagacagaaaagtcccacttgattttttttttacaggaggAAGGTTAGATAAACTCCATGCTTCAGACTACAAGTTAATTTCTTAATGATCTGGGATGGGAGTAGGGGTATTGATCCTCACAACACTCATGAAGAGCCAGTTCTGAACCTTGGACTGACTATGCTGATGTCTTTGCTGGTCTGAGAGTAATTGCAGAATGacctgaggccttgagcaatctggtctagcagaaggtgtccttgccatggcagtggggttggaactagatgatctttaaggtccttccagcccaaaccattctatgattctagagtCCTAGCCAGCTTCTCACCTGCACAGCCTCTGTCTCCACtgttttcttcagcagctgTATGTCCTCTGCAGTGGGGGTCTCCGTTTCCATGCAGCAGACAGGAGGCAATGGTGAAGGTGCATAATACATGGGGTACTGCAGACAAGAGAGACAGCTGGAGAGACAGCACCAAGCCTGCACCCCTCAGCATCATAACACAGCATGGCACAAATCTTCCAGCTGCCCTCCCTGGCACCTGTGCACAGGACTGAGATCAGGTGCTATAACCTGCTCTCATCAGCCAAGGAAGCATGTCAAGGCCCCCAGCACATTCTTGTCTCATTCATTCTAGGTTCTTCTGTTACCCACCTGGGGGTTCAGCCGGGCCAACTCCTCTATTTTCTGCCACATTTCTTCTCGTTCCTTCATCCTGAACCTTcccctgcagagaaagagagagagagagagagagagagcaagtgTGAACTCCAGGGAGGGAAAGTGCAGCTTTCActcacaggaaaacaaaagcaagagacAGCAGCAACGTGCAGGTGAAGGGAAGAGCTGTTCTGTCCTTCAGAGAGCCCTAACTCTACCTCCAGGTGAGATGTGGCAAGAAGAGGGGACACTGCAGCTAGCAGGGGGTAGACAGGGACACTCCTTGCTcacctcagagcagcagtgggCTGTACAGGGACATTTTCCCTGTCTCTGTGCTGCACCAGTGGACCAGAACAACTGGAGTAAAGCAATGGCACCACTTTGGATAGCAAACACTTTCCTCGTGACCTAAAGATGCAGAGGGGCAGATTGCCATTTCCAATACAGCTGGGGCTCAACTGCCTgcagttccctctctctctaACCATAAGACACCAGAGAGCTGCCCAAACCCTCAGGCATAGCTCTTGAACTTGGCACAGAGCTTACGTGGTCATTCCATTGGGACACCTGGAAAACCAAGGGCTGTAAACACTCCCTGCAAACAGAGGTGAGCATTCACCACTCCTTGTTATTGTCTTCTACATTTTACACAACTGCTCTAAAGtctctgctttatttctgattttaaccATCTGATTTtagcagatgacaccaagctgtgtggcccagttgaagggatgccatccagagggacctggacaggcttggGCCCAAGCCAATCTCATCAAGTTCAGCAAtgccaagtgcaaagtcctgcatctgggttggggcaatcccaagcacaaacaggctgggtgaggagtggcttgagagcagtcttgaggagaaggacttgggggtgtcagttgatgaaaaacttaACATGAGCAGGCAatgtgcactggcagcccagaaggcaactgtgtgctgggctgcatcaaaagcagtgtgaccagcaggacaagggaggtgattctgcctctctactctgctcttgtgagacccccacctggagtactgcatccagttctggtgtccccaacacaagaaggacatggaactgttggaaggggttcagaggaggccacaaagactatcagagggctgaagcccctcccccatggggacaggctgcaagagttgaggctgttcagcctggagaagggaaggctccagggagacttcagagcagccttccagtacctgaagggtgctacaagaaagttggggagcgatttttgacaagggcttgtagtgataggatgaggggggatGGCTTGAggctagaagaggggagagttagactggagattaggaagaaattctttacagtgagggtttttagacactggaataggttgcccagggagcttgtggatgccccctcccaagaagtgttcaaggccaggtatagtggaaggtgtccctgcccatggcatgggggtttagaagtagatgatctttaaaggttccttccaacccaaaccattctatgatcttatgaCATCACAGCCTCACAGGCTTTCATTAACACAAAAAGTGCTATTTCTACTCACTTTAAGTCTGTCTGAAAATGGCAGCTAACTGCAGTGCCACATCACTGTCCACTGAAAAGCAggacctgcaggcagctctgcaagggaggcagcagagatgAGCTGTGGATGCAGCATGTCTTCTCCACTGGAAGGGTAGCAACAGCAGGATGTGCTGCTCCACAGACCAGGT
It encodes:
- the MEA1 gene encoding male-enhanced antigen 1 produces the protein MAVAGTMGPERVCPEEPGPPEAPNGSAGWSGDEEEEEEEGGGYLYQPLSQEPEQGPGEAGPPAAPAGRTESGPDLQERLQMMRLYLPDPPADSEEEGEEEAAAAEQGAVAPSSRSSIPMDPEHVELVKRTMAGVKLPSLGIPAWASQISEDQWKAVVQRTLQARQSLSGPPPEWK